From Xiphophorus maculatus strain JP 163 A chromosome 12, X_maculatus-5.0-male, whole genome shotgun sequence, the proteins below share one genomic window:
- the adamts13 gene encoding A disintegrin and metalloproteinase with thrombospondin motifs 13 isoform X3, with protein sequence MIRGFSTFSPEHNLKTQPQEKVSALDSSADTTVSDRLRRSTLIPDITHLELLVVVGPDVQQVHKQDTERYILTNLNIASELLRDMTLGANMRVHLVRMIILSEPEPEIQMSTNITSSLRSVCDWGRRINPSNDSDPLHADLLLYITRYDLELPNGNKQVRGVTQLGGVCSSNWSCVITEDTGFDLGITIAHEVGHSFGIDHDGSANGCSRSGFMMASDGGYNSVDLTWSPCSRHQLLTFFSEGRAECVKDFPALGGSLQDWKPGLYYGVDDQCRIAFGSTARACSFSNPDLPACRTLSCHVEPQDISSCKRLLVPLLDGTECAPNQWCLKGRCVSPDDFGVSVVVNGSWSSWSGFSSCSRTCGGGVMLRTRECNNPRPAFGGNDCDGPDIEAELCNQLPCEQTQLDFVAEQCSQTDPQPLYLLPNTASFYKWIPAIDFVKGDEQCRYMCQSDGERFIVSRGSYFADGTRCKSDISTPYGATAACLQGRCQVFGCDGVLHSGKAWDVCGVCGGDGSTCILTSDSYSGGGAKDYNTFLTLPVNATQVHIVNRAPVFTHLAMMVGDQYIVSGSGTMALNTTHPSPLDDDYVQYRLHLTPDLLPEMEEVVVPGPLKQEMTIQVYRKYGKEYGEKTNPNISFQFYVPRNKSLTDSSPRGKWAPLATPCSVTCGLGIQKNEHVCIDEDTNKLLKPHYCKAPPPPTALHTTCQLPSCPPRWDAGNFGVCSASCGGGFRVRHVRCVQKHESDVVKVPDSECSADTAPHPLEKCNLHHCPARWSVSEPGNCSAVCGPGEAERNVSCIRQEDGLDVEVDHSFCLNQIKPPYSVPCVVDVCPIGWDSKVEERPSLKSGLLPRSRQAPVYVWSPVVSQCSRSCGNGNLQVWFSCVDHQTRLGVPDFHCDSSSKPDPHTEMCGFSPCPPKWRSKQGVCSVTCGGGVAKRVLYCARETDGEEEEVLEDYNCRGFPKPTAVVSCNTHSCPARWKVFRTSPCSVSCDLGVAQRNVSCVQFVHGKESVVPEDGCRAAVKPATTVPCLVQVCTYKWEVKPWSQCSSSCGYGIQSRAVSCMGPPKPEPLSPLFCMHMPKPITIRGCDTGSCRDVALNKTTQTLKANSTEKALPSPPPVHKDASRRRMGSLPPRPTETMAIKETTTATPTPKPNACGLLLLEESGTVDLHNAPSRCTVSVGRPLDEVISITLISSSLDCRKREYVAFFDRLAIVRKCVQAAGSELTTRTNVLLVRQSLVTPGNGVVFTYRSKKNTKRSHHQDCDIQLFSPSGIFENPVTSNTSRTCRVLINAPPSVKIRVQALHIALPFNTTSAQSTYIMIRDMDVLKTNVFNGQQLFLWHSSGNMAEVEFHGDYLYSQGTFRAEYSFVRL encoded by the exons ATGATACGTGGTTTTTCAACGTTTTCCCCAGAACACAATTTGAAAACTCAG CCACAGGAAAAAGTCTCCGCTCTAGATTCCTCTGCAGACACTACAG TAAGCGACCGTTTGCGTCGCTCCACTCTGATTCCTGACATCACGCATCTGGAGCTGCTGGTGGTAGTGGGGCCAGACGTCCAGCAGGTCCACAAGCAGGACACGGAACGATACATCCTTACCAACCTCAATATT GCCTCTGAGCTGTTGAGAGACATGACCCTGGGTGCCAACATGAGGGTTCACCTGGTTCGCATGATCATCCTATCGGAGCCAGAG CCAGAGATCCAAATGTCCACCAACATCACCTCGTCTCTGAGAAGTGTGTGTGACTGGGGCAGAAGGATCAACCCCTCAAATGACTCAGACCCGCTACACGCTGACCTCCTGCTATATATAACGAG GTATGACTTGGAGCTGCCCAATGGGAACAAGCAGGTCAGGGGGGTGACACAGCTGGGAGGGGTCTGCTCCAGCAACTGGAGCTGTGTGATCACAGAGGACACGGGCTTCGACCTGGGCATCACCATCGCTCATGAAGTCGGCCACAG CTTCGGAATCGACCATGATGGATCGGCGAACGGCTGCAGTCGGAGCGGCTTCATGATGGCCTCGGATGGAGGCTACAACAGCGTGGATCTGACCTGGTCCCCCTGCAGTAGACATCAGCTTCTCACCTTCTTCAG TGAAGGCAGAGCTGAATGTGTGAAGGATTTCCCCGCACTGGGAGGCTCCCTGCAGGACTGGAAGCCCGGGCTGTATTACGGAGTTGACGACCAGTGTCGCATAGCCTTTGGCAGCACTGCCAGAGCCTGCTCTTTCTCCAATCCTGACCTG CCGGCTTGCCGTACTCTGTCTTGTCATGTTGAACCCCAAGACATCAGCTCCTGTAAACGCCTCCTGGTTCCACTGCTGGATGGAACAGAGTGCGCACCCAATCAG TGGTGTCTGAAGGGACGCTGTGTGTCCCCAGATGACTTCGGCGTCTCTGTCGTAGTCAACGGCTCCTGGTCCAGCTGGTCTGGGTTTTCCTCCTGCTCCAGGACGTGTGGCGGAGGGGTCATGCTACGTACGAGGGAATGCAACAACCCAAG ACCTGCTTTTGGAGGGAATGACTGTGACGGCCCAGATATTGAGGCTGAACTTTGTAACCAACTG CCTTGTGAGCAGACCCAGTTGGACTTCGTGGCAGAGCAGTGTTCCCAAACAGACCCCCAGCCCTTATACTTGCTTCCCAACACTGCCTCGTTCTACAAATGGATCCCCGCTATCGACTTTGTCAAAG GAGATGAGCAGTGCAGATACATGTGTCAGTCAGATGGAGAGCGCTTCATAGTGAGCCGTGGGTCTTATTTTGCGGATGGGACTCGCTGCAAGTCAGACATCTCAACTCCTTACGGCGCAACAGCTGCTTGTCTTCAAGGGAGATGCCAG GTATTCGGCTGCGATGGCGTGCTGCACTCTGGGAAGGCGTGGGATGTGTGCGGGGTGTGTGGTGGAGATGGATCCACCTGCATTTTGACATCCGACTCGTACAGTGGTGGTGGTGCCAAAG ACTACAACACTTTTCTCACTCTGCCGGTGAATGCCACTCAGGTCCATATTGTTAACAGGGCACCTGTCTTCACTCATTTAG CTATGATGGTTGGGGATCAGTACATTGTGTCCGGATCGGGTACCATGGCTCTGAATACCACCCATCCCTCACCGCTAGATGATGACTATGTACAGTACCGCCTTCACCTGACTCCTGACCTTTTACCTGAGATGGAAGAGGTGGTAGTACCTGGACCTCTGAAACAGGAGATGACCATACAG gtctATCGCAAATATGGAAAGGaatatggggaaaaaacaaatccaaacattaGCTTTCAGTTTTATGTGCCAAGAAACAAGTCTTTGACAGACAGCTCACCTAGAGGCAAATGGGCTCCGTTAGCAACACCCTGCTCTGTCACTTGTGGATTGG GTATACAGAAGAATGAGCATGTCTGCATAGATGAAGACACCAACAAGCTTTTGAAGCCACACTACTGTAAAGCCCCTCCTCCACCCACAGCACTACACACAACCTGTCAGCTTCCATCCTGTCCCCCCAG GTGGGATGCAGGAAATTTTGGGGTCTGCAGTGCCTCCTGTGGCGGCGGATTTCGGGTGCGTCACGTGCGATGTGTTCAAAAGCATGAATCCGACGTGGTAAAGGTTCCCGATTCAGAGTGCTCCGCAGATACCGCTCCCCACcctttggaaaaatgtaacCTGCACCACTGCCCTGCCAG ATGGTCTGTCTCAGAGCCGGGGAACTGCTCTGCTGTGTGTGGACCGGGGGAAGCAGAACGCAACGTGTCTTGCATCCGGCAAGAAGATGGCTTAGATGTCGAGGTGGACCATAGCTTTTGTTTAAATCAGATCAAACCTCCATATTCGGTGCCATGTGTGGTGGATGTCTGCCCTATCGGGTGGGACTCTAAGGTGGAG GAGCGGCCCAGTTTAAAGTCTGGCTTGCTTCCACGCTCCAGACAGGCTCCTGTGTATGTCTGGAGCCCCGTAGTCAGCCAGTGTTCTAGGAGCTGTGGGAATG GAAACCTACAGGTTTGGTTTTCTTGTGTGGATCACCAGACCAGACTGGGGGTCCCTGACTTCCACTGTGACTCCTCCAGCAAACCAGATCCGCACACTGAGATGTGTGGTTTTTCTCCCTGCCCTCCAAA GTGGCGCTCTAAGCAAGGAGTCTGCAGCGTAACGTGTGGAGGAGGGGTAGCCAAGAGAGTGCTGTACTGTGCTAGAGAGAcagatggagaggaggaggaggtgttGGAGGATTACAACTGCAGAGGCTTTCCCAAACCAACAGCAGTGGTTTCATGTAATACTCACAGCTGCCCTGCAAG GTGGAAGGTATTTAGGACATCGCCCTGCTCTGTGTCCTGCGACCTGGGTGTAGCTCAGAGGAATGTGTCCTGTGTCCAGTTTGTTCACGGGAAGGAGAGCGTGGTGCCAGAGGACGGCTGCCGTGCAGCTGTCAAACCTGCCACCACTGTGCCTTGCCTGGTGCAAGTGTGCACCTACAAGTGGGAGGTGAAACCATGGAGCCAG TGTTCATCATCCTGTGGATACGGTATCCAGTCCCGAGCTGTGTCCTGTATGGGCCCCCCTAAGCCTGAGCCCCTCAGCCCTCTGTTTTGCATGCACATGCCCAAACCGATCACAATCAGAGGCTGCGACACGGGCAGCTGCAGAGACGTGGCCTTGAACAAGACCACTCAAACCCTGAAAGCAAACTCCACAGAAAAGGCTCTTCCATCTCCTCCTCCGGTTCATAAAGATGCGTCACGGCGCCGCATGGGCAGCCTTCCTCCGAGGCCAACAGAGACCATGGCCATCAAAGAGACCACCACAGCCACTCCAACGCCTAAGCCTA ATGCATGTGGACTTCTACTGCTGGAGGAATCAGGCACCGTGGATTTACACAATGCGCCGAGCAGGTGCACAGTGTCAGTAGGTCGACCCCTCGACGAGGTCATCAGCATCACACTCATATCCAGCTCTTTGGATTGCAGAAAAA GGGAATACGTGGCGTTTTTCGATCGTCTGGCTATCGTGAGGAAGTGTGTACAGGCAGCAGGCAGTGAACTGACCACCAGAACCAATGTCCTGCTTGTCCGGCAAAGTCTGGTCACTCCTGGAAATGGGGTTGTGTTTACCTACAGATCGAAGAAGAACACGAAAAGGAGTCACCATCAGG ATTGCGACATTCAGCTCTTTTCCCCCAGCGGCATTTTTGAGAATCCAGTTACGTCCAACACCAGCCGCACCTGCCGAGTGCTCATCAACGCCCCTCCCTCGGTGAAGATCAGGGTCCAGGCGCTCCACATAGCATTACCATTCAACACCACCAGTGCCCAGTCCACATATATCATG ATCCGAGACATGGATGTCTTAAAGACCAACGTGTTTAACGGCCAGCAGCTGTTCCTGTGGCACTCCTCTGGAAATATGGCTGAGGTTGAATTTCATGGCGACTACCTGTATTCCCAAGGAACCTTCAGAGCTGAATACTCCTTTGTGCGACTTTGA